GTGACCCGCAACTGCTCGGCCGAGGTCGCGGAGACGGGAAAAAGCAGCGGCCCGCCTTCTGCCGGCACCTCCGGCTCGTCGAGGGGAGGGGCCTGTTCGAGAATGGCGTGCACGTTGGTGCCGGACAGCCCGTAGGACGACACGGCGGCACGCCGCGGGTGGTGACCGTTGGTGGGCCACGGCGTGTTGTCCTGCGGCACAAAAAGTTCCGTCTTGATCTCGGCCAGCTGATCGGGCAGCCGGGTGAAGTGCAGGTTCTGCGGAACCACGCCGTGCTGGAGCGCGAGGATGGCCTTCATCAGCCCCAGCGCCCCCGACGTGGACTGCATGTGGCCGAAGTTGGTCTTCACCGATCCGAGTGCGCACGGGCCTTCTGCCCCGTACACGGCGGCCAGGCTCGCGTACTCGATCGGATCACCGACCGGGGTCCCGGTCCCGTGGGCTTCGACCAGACCGATCGTCGAGGGCTCCACGCCCGCGGCGGCCAGCGCGTCCCGGTAGACGGCCACCTGCGCGGTCTCCGAGGGCGTCGCGATGTTGACGGTGCGGCCGTCCTGGTTGGCCGCCGTGCCGCGCAGAACCGCCAGGACACGGTCGCCGTCGCGTTGCGCGTCCGCCAACCGCTTGAGCAGCAGAACGACGCAGCCCTCGCCCGAGACGAACCCGTCCGCCGCCGCGTCGAACGCGTGGCACTTGCCGGTGGGTGACAGCATGCCCTGCAGAGAGCCGGTGATCGACTTGCGGGGTTCCAGGGTCACCACGACGCCGCCGGCCAGCGCGAGGTCGCTTTCACCGCTGTCCAGGCTGCCGCACGCCTGGTGCACCGCCATCAATCCGGACGAGCAGGCCGTGTCCACCGTGAAGGCCGGACCGTGCAGGCCCAGCGCGTACGCCACGCGCCCGGACGCGAGGCTGGGACTGGTGCCGGCGAATCCGTACGGTCCCTCGGCGGCGCCGATCTCGGCGGTCAGCAGCTCGTAGTCGCCATGGGTGAGGCCCACGAAGACGCCGGTCTGCGACCGGGCCAACGAGGCCGGATCGAGGCCGGCGTGCTCGATGGCGTCCCATGACGATTCCAACAACAGGCGGTGCTGGGGGTCGATCGCGATCGCCTCGCGTTCGGTCATCCCGAAGAAGTCACAGTCGAAGCCCCCCACATCGTCGAGGAAGGCACCCCACCGTGTGACCGACCGGCCGGGGACGCCGGGCTCGGGGTCATAGAACTTGTCCGCGTCCCACCGCTCGAGGGGGATCTCACCGACGAAGTCGTCGCCGCGCAGCAGCGCGTCCCACAATCGTTGCGGGGAATCGATCCCGCCGGGAAGTCGGCAGGCCATACCGATGACGGCAACGGGTGTGGCGTTTGCGGCGCGCAATGTGGGAGCCCCCTGTTCTCGCCCAACGGCATTGGGCATCCGACGGCCGTGCGAATGCTCAGCGCAGCCCCGTGCGCATCGGCGCGCACCATCTCGCATGCATCCGGGCTCGGAAGTTGATGTGCAGGTGTCAGCATACCGACCAACGACGCCGGCTCGACGGTACGAACGTACCGCAACTCAGCGAGCCGGCCGATTAGGGCGACGTGAAAACTGTGTTGCGAGTGAGGAATTCCACAACTTGGCGCCGACGCTGGCAAACACTTCGTTCAGCCACACCCAGCTCGCCGCGCGGTTCGGCCAAGACCGCCAAGGGTCGGGATTCGCTAGAGCTTTCCGGCGGTGTCGGCAGCACGTGCTGCATTAACGGCGTTAAGTCCTTTGCTGGCAAAGGAACTCGGAGAGAACCTCGGAAAGGCGGGCCATCCGACCGAGCGGCAGACTCCCAGGGCCACCCTTGCGCCGTACCCGATGACTCGGGCATACCGAAAATTCCTGGCGATCAGTCGAATTCGGGGGGATCTCCCGGACCGGCGGCCGGCTGAGCGCTGGCGCGGTCGGCACGATACGCCTCCGTTGGAAATCCGGCAATGCGGTGATCGGCGCCGCGCGAGTGGCGGCGACGACGCGCCGGGCGACACGCCGTGATGGGGAATAGCCGGAGATTCGCTGCGCCACAACTGAAAACACACTTTTCCGCCATGCCCACCGTCAATGACGAGGTAGCTCGGCGATGATCAGGCCTTCTCGGCTCGCTCCGCCTGCCCGGACTCGTCGGCCTTAGCCGGGTCCTCGACCACGTGATAAACCGGGTCGAGCATGCACATCGGGCGGTTGCCCGTTTGGCGGGCCTTGCCGGTGATCCGCAGCAGCTGGCCGGGCTGGATGTCGCCGCCACCGTGGCCGGGGCGGAACGTGACGGTCAGCTCGCCGCTGCTATCTCCGACAGTGATCTGCCGAAGGGTCCGTTTGCCCCGGGCGACGTCCTCGACCTCGCTGACCCGCCCCTCGACTGTGGCGCGCTGGCCCGAGATCAGGCCCGCCACCATGATCACCGACGGTGGCCGTGCGGGGTGCTCGTAGGCGTCGACTTTGTCGTCTTCACCCTTCGAGACCCACGCCTTGAGCTTGTCGATCTCGTCGACGATGCGCTGCTCGAAGGTGTTCGGGTACGCCTCCTTGATCCGGGATTCCACGTCATAGGGGACGATCGTGGCCGCGGCGTCGGGGATGACGCTGACGGCCCGGGCGATCTTGTCCGCCGTGCGGTCGTGCAGCAGCCGGCCCAGCAGCGGCGCAAACGTCCGGCGCGGCAGCAGCACCGTCACGTTGGTGTTCGGGTGCTCGTCCCGGGCCTTGGCGACGAACAGCTGCGCGGCGCGGGTGATCCGGCGGTCGGGGCAATCGACGATGCGCAAAGGGGTGTCCAGGTCGAAGTGATCCCACCGCTTGCGCAGTTGCGCCGCGTACGCCGCGTCGACCATGAAATGGACCGCCACCAGCTCGTCGGCCCGCAGGCCCCTGCCGTACCGCAGCGCTTCGATGACCGATAGGTCCAGCGAGTTGACGAAGACGAATACCCGGTGGCGCGCGTACTTGACCATCTCGGGACGATCGGTGCGGAACATCTCGAGGATGGCCGCCTCCGCCCGGTACTCGCGATTGAGCCGGGTGAGCGCGAACACCAGGAGCGGGAAGATGACGACGACCAGCCAGGCGCCCTCGGTGAACTTGGCCACCGCGAAGATGCCCACCACGATCGTCGACAGGATCGCCGCGGAGAGGTTGATCGCCAGCCGTCGGCGCCATCCCGGTTCCCGATGCGTCAGGTGGTGCTTGGTCATCCCGTAACCGGCCATCGAGAACCCGGTGAACACGCCGATCGCGTAGAACGGGACCAGGGCGTTGACCGAGCCGCCGGTGGCCAGCAGCAGTACCACGGACAGCGCGGTGAGCGTGATGATGCCGTTCGAGAAGACCAGGCGATGGCCGCGTTTGGTCAGCTGCCGCGGCAGGAAGCGGTCTTCGGCGACGAAACTGGCCAGCGCCGGGAACCCATTGAAACTGGTGTTGGCGCCGGTGAACAGAATCGCGGCGGTGGCGGTCTGGACCAGCACGTAGAAGACGTTGCCGATGACCCCGCCGCCGAAGACCCCGCGGGTGATCTGCGACAGGACGGACGGATATTCACTGAGATACGGGGTGGCATGGGTGGCATACGCGAGGTATGCGACCCCTGCCAGCAGGAAGCCGAGGATGCTGGCCATGATGGTCAGCACGAGCCGTGCGTTGCGGCCCTGCGGTTTCCGGAAGTAGTCGACCGTGTTGGAGATCGCCTCGACGCCCGTCAGGGACGAACCACCGTTCGCGAACGCGCGCAGCAACACCAGAACCGTCGCGCCCATCACCAGGCCGTCGGCGTGGTGGACCGGCACGGTCCCGGGCATGTGCGTGGGGTCGTACACCGGTAGGTCCCCCATGAGCACGCGCGTAACACCGACGACGATCGTCAGGCCGACCATGACGACGAAGAAGTACGTCGCGAACGCGAATGGCCACCCCGCCTCCCGCAGGCCACGCAGATTCGCGTAGCAGATGAACAGCACCACGGCGACCGTGATCTGCAGGCTGTGCGGCCCCAGCGCCGGGATGGCGGACACGACCGCGACGGTTCCCGCGGCCGACTGCACGGCGACCGTGACCACGTAGTCGATCAACAGGGCGGCCGCGGCGACCTGCGCGACGCGGGGCCCGAAATT
This genomic window from Mycobacterium saskatchewanense contains:
- a CDS encoding APC family permease, which translates into the protein MTTSAGKPRIPLAFGDIAKRVLLGKPLITEELGEEKLSNPVALGALSPDAISSTAYGPEQILIELLPHAGLAAFMLLLPVTGVILLILVLVTASYRQVVMAYTRAGGSYIVARDNFGPRVAQVAAAALLIDYVVTVAVQSAAGTVAVVSAIPALGPHSLQITVAVVLFICYANLRGLREAGWPFAFATYFFVVMVGLTIVVGVTRVLMGDLPVYDPTHMPGTVPVHHADGLVMGATVLVLLRAFANGGSSLTGVEAISNTVDYFRKPQGRNARLVLTIMASILGFLLAGVAYLAYATHATPYLSEYPSVLSQITRGVFGGGVIGNVFYVLVQTATAAILFTGANTSFNGFPALASFVAEDRFLPRQLTKRGHRLVFSNGIITLTALSVVLLLATGGSVNALVPFYAIGVFTGFSMAGYGMTKHHLTHREPGWRRRLAINLSAAILSTIVVGIFAVAKFTEGAWLVVVIFPLLVFALTRLNREYRAEAAILEMFRTDRPEMVKYARHRVFVFVNSLDLSVIEALRYGRGLRADELVAVHFMVDAAYAAQLRKRWDHFDLDTPLRIVDCPDRRITRAAQLFVAKARDEHPNTNVTVLLPRRTFAPLLGRLLHDRTADKIARAVSVIPDAAATIVPYDVESRIKEAYPNTFEQRIVDEIDKLKAWVSKGEDDKVDAYEHPARPPSVIMVAGLISGQRATVEGRVSEVEDVARGKRTLRQITVGDSSGELTVTFRPGHGGGDIQPGQLLRITGKARQTGNRPMCMLDPVYHVVEDPAKADESGQAERAEKA